In Desulfovibrio sp. 86, the following proteins share a genomic window:
- a CDS encoding IS3 family transposase (programmed frameshift), whose amino-acid sequence MSGTSAKTSSTVEIVNITPRRRWSVGEKVRLIEASMAPGQSVSLVARTYGVAPNLLYRWRKQMSEGGKTAIEANDEVVSVAEVKALKKRIRQLERVLGNKTLEVEILKEAVRIGREKKLNLAAALVRRGGFPVKRVTDALAVSRSNTYERSRSPRPRPERYSKAEDAFLLPLIVELLGGRQTYGYRRIQRLLNRQLVADGRTPVNHKRVYRIMRQNNLLLARFTGSQPDKAHTGKVSTLQRNQRWCSDGFEIACDNGERVRVIFALDTCDREVMAYAATTGGYSADMAQSVMLACVEKRFGDVKTLQPVEWLSDNGSCYTARETVTFAAALGIVSKFTPVRSPQSNGMAEALVKTFKRDYVFCNDRPDAETVMALLPCWFEDYNENAPHKALRMLSPREFIRSLQILECPV is encoded by the exons ATGTCTGGAACTAGTGCTAAAACAAGTTCAACGGTGGAGATAGTAAACATAACGCCCCGTCGCCGTTGGTCTGTCGGCGAGAAAGTTCGCCTGATAGAGGCCAGCATGGCCCCAGGTCAGTCGGTTTCTCTGGTGGCACGAACGTATGGCGTTGCTCCCAATTTGCTTTACCGCTGGAGAAAGCAGATGAGTGAAGGCGGCAAAACAGCCATTGAAGCCAATGACGAGGTTGTCAGCGTTGCCGAAGTAAAGGCCCTGAAAAAGCGAATCCGTCAGTTGGAACGCGTCCTTGGCAACAAAACACTGGAAGTGGAAATCCTCAAAGAAGCTGTTCGCATTGGCCGCGAAAAAAAACTTA ATCTCGCGGCTGCCCTTGTCCGGCGTGGAGGATTTCCAGTGAAACGGGTCACAGACGCCCTGGCGGTGTCCCGATCCAACACCTATGAACGTAGCCGCAGCCCACGGCCTCGCCCGGAACGATACAGCAAAGCAGAAGACGCATTCCTTCTACCGCTGATCGTCGAACTTTTGGGCGGACGCCAGACCTACGGCTATCGGCGTATCCAGCGACTGCTTAATCGGCAACTGGTTGCCGATGGGCGCACTCCGGTCAACCATAAACGTGTGTACAGGATAATGAGGCAAAATAACCTGTTGCTGGCACGGTTTACTGGCAGCCAACCTGACAAGGCACACACGGGCAAGGTTTCCACACTACAAAGAAATCAGCGTTGGTGCTCTGACGGGTTTGAGATTGCCTGCGACAACGGTGAGCGGGTGCGCGTCATTTTTGCCCTGGATACTTGCGACCGAGAAGTTATGGCCTATGCCGCCACCACTGGCGGGTACAGTGCTGACATGGCGCAAAGCGTCATGCTGGCATGCGTTGAAAAGCGGTTTGGGGATGTCAAAACATTGCAGCCAGTTGAATGGCTCTCCGACAACGGCTCCTGCTACACGGCAAGAGAAACAGTAACGTTTGCCGCCGCCTTGGGCATCGTCAGCAAGTTTACTCCAGTTCGCAGCCCTCAAAGTAACGGTATGGCTGAAGCTCTCGTCAAAACATTCAAAAGGGATTACGTCTTCTGCAATGATCGACCGGATGCCGAAACTGTGATGGCGCTACTCCCTTGCTGGTTTGAAGACTATAATGAAAATGCCCCGCACAAGGCCCTGCGGATGCTCTCGCCTCGTGAGTTTATCCGTTCATTGCAAATCTTGGAGTGTCCGGTTTAG
- the tnpA gene encoding IS200/IS605 family transposase, translating into MGTKAQSLAHTKWLCKYHIVFTPTYRRKIIFAQLRDSIKEIMQSLCKYKGVEILEGHLMPDHIHMLVSIPPKISVSSFMGYLKGKSSLMIFDKHANLKYKFGNRKFWAEGYYVSTVGLNEATIRKYIQQQEKHDILQDKLSME; encoded by the coding sequence ATGGGAACCAAGGCCCAAAGCTTAGCTCACACAAAATGGCTGTGCAAGTATCATATCGTGTTTACACCTACGTATCGAAGAAAAATAATATTCGCACAACTGCGCGATAGTATAAAAGAAATCATGCAGAGTCTTTGTAAGTACAAAGGGGTAGAGATTTTAGAAGGGCATTTGATGCCAGACCATATACACATGCTGGTGAGTATCCCGCCAAAGATCAGCGTATCGAGTTTTATGGGGTATTTGAAAGGCAAAAGCTCACTGATGATCTTTGATAAACACGCAAACCTTAAGTACAAGTTCGGCAACAGAAAATTTTGGGCCGAAGGATACTATGTCAGCACAGTCGGACTCAACGAGGCAACGATCAGAAAATATATCCAGCAGCAGGAGAAGCATGACATTTTGCAAGATAAGTTGAGTATGGAGTAG
- a CDS encoding pyridoxamine 5'-phosphate oxidase family protein, which translates to MKEALNFLQDAKVFYLATCEGDQPHVRPIGFVMDCGGKLAFCTSNDKNMCKQMANNPKVEICAVDEKYNTLRICGKAVFATSPETQKKAFEVMPDLEKIYAVGDGRFEIFYIDEAKAVCQSISGEKQELPL; encoded by the coding sequence ATGAAAGAAGCTCTGAATTTTTTGCAAGATGCCAAGGTGTTCTATCTGGCCACTTGTGAAGGCGATCAACCTCATGTCCGCCCGATCGGTTTTGTGATGGACTGCGGTGGAAAGCTCGCGTTCTGTACCAGTAATGACAAAAATATGTGCAAGCAAATGGCGAACAACCCCAAGGTGGAGATTTGCGCTGTGGATGAAAAATACAACACCCTGCGCATCTGCGGTAAGGCTGTTTTCGCCACTTCACCCGAGACCCAAAAGAAAGCCTTTGAAGTCATGCCCGATCTGGAGAAAATATATGCGGTGGGCGATGGCAGGTTTGAAATTTTCTACATTGATGAGGCGAAAGCTGTCTGCCAGAGCATAAGCGGCGAGAAGCAGGAGCTACCGCTCTAA
- the mdcA gene encoding malonate decarboxylase subunit alpha translates to MVSDSSYRGTERCWSTKRDAKKGKMSRIAHLLSGKFVLEKNFSELLRHVVAPGETVVVESGQKQASFLSEALASADPSVLHDIHMVIHAVARPDHVEVFQRGIASTLDFGYAGPMSQQVASLVKSGELTIRSLNTYVELSSRLFVDLIPHVAFICADAADSQGNLFTGANTEDTPAITEAAAFGNGIVIAQVNEVVDKLPRVDIPGGWVDIIVRTEKPYALEPIQTRDPKDITELQILMGMMVIRGIYERHGVVSLNHGVGFNTAAIELLLPTYGESLGLKGKICRNWTLNPQPTLIPAIEHGWIESVHSFGNEDGMQEYIKARSDIFFTGPDGSLRSNREFCQLAGHYAVDLFAGSTLQIDAVGNTSTVTKGRITGFGGAPNLGSDARGRRHSSPAWLSMINTDSPTAHGKKLVVQLAETYKAGGVPTFVENLDAIEVGKDANLPCTPIMIYGDDVTHIVTEQGIAYLYLAQSLEERRAAIAAVAGATTLGLRSSPKKNAELRQQGLVAYPEDLGINRNEAKRSQLAARNMKDIVDISGGLYEPPARFKNW, encoded by the coding sequence ATGGTTAGTGATTCGTCATATCGCGGTACAGAGCGTTGCTGGTCCACAAAGCGAGACGCCAAAAAAGGCAAGATGTCACGCATTGCCCACCTTTTATCCGGCAAGTTTGTTCTTGAAAAAAATTTTAGCGAGCTGCTTCGCCATGTCGTTGCACCGGGCGAAACCGTCGTTGTTGAAAGCGGCCAAAAACAGGCCAGCTTTCTGTCTGAAGCTTTGGCCAGTGCAGATCCTTCAGTCCTGCACGACATTCACATGGTCATTCACGCAGTGGCCCGACCCGACCATGTTGAAGTTTTTCAGCGCGGCATCGCCAGCACCCTCGATTTTGGCTACGCAGGCCCCATGAGCCAGCAGGTGGCGTCGCTCGTCAAGAGCGGAGAGCTCACCATCCGCTCCCTGAATACCTATGTGGAACTTTCAAGCCGTCTGTTTGTGGATCTGATACCCCACGTTGCATTTATTTGCGCGGATGCCGCCGACAGCCAAGGCAACCTGTTTACCGGCGCAAATACCGAAGACACCCCTGCTATTACGGAAGCCGCAGCCTTTGGCAACGGCATCGTCATCGCGCAGGTCAACGAAGTGGTTGATAAGCTGCCCAGAGTAGACATTCCCGGTGGATGGGTGGACATCATAGTCCGCACAGAAAAACCCTACGCCCTGGAACCCATCCAGACTCGTGACCCCAAGGACATAACCGAGTTGCAGATCCTTATGGGGATGATGGTTATCCGCGGCATCTATGAACGGCATGGCGTTGTTTCGCTTAACCATGGCGTTGGCTTCAACACGGCCGCCATCGAGCTGCTGCTGCCTACGTACGGCGAAAGCCTGGGGCTCAAGGGAAAGATTTGTCGCAACTGGACGCTTAACCCGCAGCCAACACTTATTCCGGCCATTGAACACGGCTGGATAGAGAGCGTGCACAGCTTTGGCAACGAAGATGGCATGCAGGAATACATCAAGGCACGCTCGGATATCTTTTTTACAGGCCCTGATGGAAGTTTGCGCTCAAACCGCGAATTTTGCCAACTCGCGGGCCATTACGCCGTGGATTTATTTGCCGGTTCCACGTTGCAGATTGATGCGGTTGGCAACACCTCCACCGTCACCAAGGGGCGCATCACCGGTTTTGGCGGGGCGCCGAACCTCGGAAGCGATGCGCGGGGCCGTCGGCACAGTTCGCCCGCATGGCTTTCGATGATCAACACGGACTCTCCCACAGCGCACGGCAAAAAACTGGTCGTCCAACTGGCTGAAACCTACAAGGCCGGCGGCGTGCCAACCTTTGTGGAAAATCTGGATGCCATTGAAGTTGGCAAGGATGCCAACCTGCCCTGCACCCCGATCATGATCTACGGTGACGATGTCACCCACATCGTTACCGAGCAGGGCATCGCCTACCTCTATCTCGCGCAATCACTTGAAGAAAGGCGCGCAGCCATCGCTGCGGTAGCCGGCGCCACCACGCTGGGGCTGCGTTCATCACCCAAGAAAAACGCAGAACTCCGCCAGCAGGGTCTTGTCGCTTACCCAGAAGATTTGGGCATCAACCGCAACGAAGCCAAGCGTTCCCAGCTTGCAGCAAGGAATATGAAAGATATTGTTGATATCTCAGGTGGTCTTTATGAACCTCCTGCACGCTTTAAGAACTGGTAA
- the mdcA gene encoding malonate decarboxylase subunit alpha, translating to MATSSDQTHVIRSWTTKRDNKKKKLSSVASMMKGKFLPTNRIIDAFHALIEPGDTVIMEGVQKQADFLSRSLAQVDPKKIHGLEMVLHAIERPDHISIFEDGIASTLDFSFAGPQSRKVAELLSKGVIKVRSMNTYVELSARLFVDLIPKVALVCADAADAEGNLYTGANTEDTPSIIEATSFSNGIVIVQVNEIMDKLPRIDIPGGWVDVIVQADRPFEMEPIQTRDPKDISELQILMAMMAIRGIYEKHNVISLNHGVGFNTASIELLLPTYAAKLGLKGKICRNWVLNPQPTLIPAIESGWVESVHSFGNEDGMQEYIKARPDIFFTGPDGSLRSNRVFCQLAGHYAIDLFAGSTLQIDPAGNTSTVTKGRIAGFGGAPNLGGDARGRRHSSPAWLSTMDTTSSTAHGHKLCVQMVETFKASGVPTFVENLDAIEVGKEANLPCAPIMVYAEDVTHIVTEQGIAYVYKAQSLEERRAAIGAVAGATNLGLSANPKKTAELRRSGVVAYPEDLGIARSEAKRSLLAAKNMKDLVEWSGGLYEPPARFRNW from the coding sequence ATGGCTACATCGTCAGATCAGACGCATGTTATCCGTTCGTGGACAACCAAGAGGGATAACAAGAAGAAAAAGCTTTCTTCTGTCGCTTCAATGATGAAGGGGAAATTTCTTCCCACAAACAGGATTATTGATGCCTTTCATGCCCTGATTGAGCCCGGCGACACCGTTATTATGGAAGGTGTGCAGAAACAGGCCGACTTTCTGTCCCGCTCGCTGGCGCAGGTCGATCCCAAAAAAATCCACGGCCTGGAAATGGTTTTGCACGCGATTGAGCGCCCTGACCATATCTCGATTTTTGAAGACGGCATCGCCTCTACGCTTGACTTCAGCTTTGCCGGGCCCCAAAGCCGCAAGGTTGCCGAGCTGCTTTCCAAGGGCGTCATCAAGGTTCGTTCGATGAACACCTACGTTGAACTTTCCGCCCGCCTGTTTGTCGATCTGATCCCCAAGGTGGCCCTGGTTTGCGCTGACGCCGCCGACGCCGAAGGCAACCTTTACACCGGCGCCAACACTGAAGACACGCCTTCCATCATTGAAGCCACCTCCTTCAGCAACGGCATTGTCATTGTCCAGGTCAATGAAATCATGGACAAGCTGCCCCGTATCGACATCCCCGGCGGGTGGGTTGATGTGATTGTCCAGGCCGACCGCCCGTTTGAAATGGAGCCCATCCAGACCCGCGACCCCAAGGACATCAGCGAGCTTCAGATTCTGATGGCCATGATGGCCATCCGCGGCATCTATGAAAAGCACAACGTCATTTCGCTTAACCATGGCGTTGGCTTTAACACGGCGTCCATTGAACTTCTGCTGCCGACCTACGCTGCCAAACTTGGGCTCAAGGGCAAGATCTGCCGCAACTGGGTGCTCAACCCCCAGCCAACCCTTATCCCGGCCATCGAAAGCGGATGGGTCGAAAGCGTGCACAGCTTCGGCAACGAAGACGGCATGCAGGAGTATATCAAAGCCCGCCCGGACATCTTCTTTACCGGGCCTGACGGCAGCCTGCGCTCAAACCGTGTTTTTTGTCAGCTGGCCGGTCACTACGCCATTGACCTCTTTGCAGGGTCCACGCTGCAAATCGACCCCGCAGGCAATACGTCCACAGTGACAAAGGGCCGTATCGCCGGCTTTGGCGGCGCACCCAACCTGGGCGGCGATGCCCGCGGGCGTCGCCACAGTTCGCCCGCATGGCTCTCCACAATGGACACCACAAGTTCCACCGCTCACGGGCACAAACTGTGCGTGCAGATGGTGGAAACGTTCAAGGCCAGCGGTGTGCCGACCTTTGTGGAAAACCTTGACGCCATTGAAGTGGGCAAGGAAGCCAACCTGCCCTGCGCCCCCATCATGGTCTATGCGGAAGATGTGACGCACATCGTTACCGAACAGGGCATTGCCTACGTGTACAAGGCCCAGTCCCTTGAAGAACGCCGGGCCGCCATCGGTGCTGTTGCCGGTGCGACCAACCTTGGCCTCAGCGCCAACCCCAAGAAAACAGCAGAACTGCGCCGCAGCGGTGTTGTCGCCTACCCCGAGGATCTCGGCATTGCCCGTTCCGAGGCCAAGCGTTCCCTTCTCGCGGCCAAGAACATGAAAGATCTTGTGGAGTGGTCTGGTGGTCTCTACGAACCCCCGGCCCGCTTCAGGAACTGGTAG
- a CDS encoding triphosphoribosyl-dephospho-CoA synthase, giving the protein MEAVLGTEHLWDRQQLLPVDLTAKDSRKLSGSPEDLTPEVLADLAVNALINEVDLTPKPGLVDQRGSGTHVDLTRQLMHRSARSLRACFRAMAHEALIPQPYSLLRERLGAIGRQGEIDMFAATEGCNTHKGAIWALGLLVAGASICRKAKNPAEMAAVAGAIARCPDRHVPVQDTNGSKAVKRYGVSGARGEAQADFPHVVCVGLPALWAARNRGLAEDHARLDALMAIMAELDDTCVLHRGGAKALAATKQGAREVLLVGGTGTQRGYEALMALDKRLSSLGVSPGGSGDLIAATLFLDSMVPGFNL; this is encoded by the coding sequence ATGGAGGCAGTTCTCGGAACAGAGCACCTTTGGGACAGGCAACAGCTTTTGCCGGTAGACCTGACTGCAAAAGATTCACGCAAACTGTCAGGCAGTCCAGAAGATCTGACGCCAGAGGTACTGGCAGATCTGGCTGTAAATGCCCTGATAAATGAGGTGGATCTAACGCCCAAGCCGGGGTTGGTGGACCAGCGAGGCTCAGGAACACACGTGGACCTCACCCGCCAGCTTATGCACCGCTCTGCAAGATCATTGCGGGCATGCTTCAGGGCGATGGCCCATGAAGCCTTGATTCCTCAACCATATTCGTTGTTGAGGGAAAGGCTGGGGGCCATTGGACGTCAGGGCGAGATCGACATGTTTGCCGCCACTGAAGGCTGCAATACCCATAAAGGCGCCATTTGGGCCCTGGGATTGCTTGTTGCGGGGGCCTCCATTTGCCGCAAGGCAAAAAATCCTGCCGAGATGGCTGCTGTGGCTGGCGCCATTGCCAGATGCCCGGACCGTCATGTCCCGGTGCAGGACACGAACGGGAGCAAGGCTGTAAAGCGCTATGGCGTCAGCGGCGCGCGAGGTGAAGCCCAGGCTGACTTTCCACATGTCGTATGCGTTGGATTGCCGGCGCTGTGGGCGGCTCGCAACCGGGGATTGGCAGAAGATCATGCAAGGCTTGATGCCCTGATGGCGATTATGGCGGAGCTTGACGACACCTGCGTTTTGCACCGCGGCGGAGCAAAGGCCCTTGCCGCCACCAAACAGGGGGCACGCGAAGTGCTGCTCGTTGGGGGCACCGGCACCCAACGAGGCTATGAAGCCCTGATGGCCTTGGACAAAAGGCTGTCCAGCCTGGGCGTTTCACCTGGCGGAAGTGGTGACCTGATAGCAGCAACGCTTTTTTTGGATTCAATGGTCCCAGGATTCAACCTTTAG
- a CDS encoding malonate decarboxylase subunit delta has protein sequence METMRFDYPASTTVPKRVCLGVVTSGDLEILLQPSSDGRSHVFVQTSITGFGETWKAVLDWFFSTYTDAADIVIHDAGATPGTVAMRLQQTVEESRS, from the coding sequence ATGGAAACAATGCGTTTTGATTACCCGGCTTCGACCACGGTGCCCAAAAGGGTGTGCCTTGGCGTCGTAACTTCGGGAGACCTGGAAATACTGCTGCAGCCCTCAAGTGACGGGCGGTCCCATGTATTTGTTCAAACCAGCATCACCGGCTTTGGTGAAACCTGGAAAGCCGTGCTTGACTGGTTTTTCAGCACCTATACTGATGCTGCCGATATAGTGATTCATGATGCCGGCGCTACGCCCGGCACCGTAGCAATGCGTTTGCAGCAGACTGTGGAGGAAAGCAGATCATGA
- the mdcD gene encoding biotin-independent malonate decarboxylase subunit beta: MSVTMNEAINEESRRSYIELKARERAQQILDPGTFHELLGPFDRVESVWLPMQGIVPQSDDGCVVAKGKIDGQPAVVIAMEGKFQGGSIGEICGMKMAMAFALARKDNEKGIPTRAVLSLESGGVRLQEANIGELVIAEIYAELVALRKYTPVVVVIAGNTGCFGGMSLAAGLSSYVIMTRQARLSMNGPEVIEQEAGLEEIVASDKVFVWGMCGGAQRYATGAVDILVEDDADAITDAVKDVFRKGLPPVLRTSQYDLFIRRLEAMDTSKQWTAEDIRKTWKEIE; this comes from the coding sequence ATGAGCGTGACCATGAACGAAGCAATCAATGAAGAATCGCGCCGCAGTTACATTGAACTGAAAGCCCGCGAACGTGCGCAACAGATCCTTGATCCGGGCACGTTCCACGAACTGCTTGGCCCCTTCGATCGCGTGGAGTCCGTTTGGTTGCCCATGCAGGGCATCGTTCCGCAGTCTGATGACGGCTGCGTGGTCGCAAAGGGCAAAATCGACGGCCAGCCCGCTGTGGTCATCGCCATGGAGGGCAAATTTCAGGGCGGCAGCATAGGTGAAATATGCGGCATGAAGATGGCCATGGCCTTTGCCCTTGCCCGCAAGGACAATGAAAAAGGCATCCCCACCCGCGCGGTTCTTTCCCTTGAGAGCGGCGGCGTGCGCCTGCAAGAAGCCAACATCGGCGAACTTGTCATTGCCGAAATTTATGCGGAACTGGTTGCACTGCGCAAATATACTCCGGTGGTTGTGGTGATCGCGGGCAACACGGGCTGCTTTGGCGGCATGTCGCTGGCAGCGGGGCTTTCCAGCTACGTTATCATGACCCGCCAGGCCCGCCTGAGCATGAACGGCCCGGAAGTTATTGAACAGGAAGCCGGACTGGAAGAAATTGTTGCCAGTGACAAGGTCTTTGTCTGGGGCATGTGCGGTGGCGCTCAGCGTTACGCCACCGGCGCCGTTGATATTTTGGTTGAAGACGATGCTGATGCCATCACCGATGCTGTCAAGGACGTCTTCCGTAAAGGGCTCCCCCCTGTGCTGCGCACCAGCCAGTATGACCTCTTCATTCGCCGGCTGGAAGCAATGGATACCAGCAAGCAGTGGACAGCCGAAGACATCCGCAAAACCTGGAAGGAGATTGAGTGA
- the mdcE gene encoding biotin-independent malonate decarboxylase subunit gamma gives MGNNAKVSMRGRAWFEALTGSNGKLPDGPGSLLAAEAPLGNEQAVFVGLAPDPHARFPRVKNTEVGLEEGFYGTRALRQVMAQDADKAVKRPIISVVDSISQAYGRREELVGIHIAAAAIIAAFAEARMAGHPVIALIVGRAVSGSFLTLCAQANHMIAFDDPEVLIHAMYKDAAARITKRSVAELDKLGEEIVPMAYDIRSFNKLGGLYKLLQVETPDAPNASTVKKVKDVLAEAVADARNTPATLDRRLETEGAKEYRKMSIKVRDMMTAQWAAV, from the coding sequence ATGGGTAACAACGCTAAAGTATCGATGCGTGGACGCGCCTGGTTTGAAGCTTTGACCGGCAGCAACGGCAAACTGCCCGATGGCCCCGGTTCCCTGCTTGCGGCTGAAGCTCCTCTGGGCAACGAACAGGCTGTCTTTGTGGGCCTTGCCCCTGACCCGCATGCGCGTTTTCCCCGCGTTAAAAACACGGAAGTTGGCCTTGAAGAAGGATTTTACGGCACCAGGGCCCTGCGCCAGGTCATGGCCCAGGATGCGGACAAGGCCGTGAAGCGCCCCATCATTTCGGTCGTTGACTCCATTTCGCAAGCGTATGGTCGGCGTGAAGAACTTGTGGGCATCCATATTGCCGCAGCTGCCATCATCGCCGCTTTTGCAGAAGCGCGCATGGCTGGCCACCCTGTGATTGCCCTGATTGTCGGCCGTGCCGTGTCCGGTTCATTCCTGACCCTTTGTGCCCAGGCCAACCACATGATTGCCTTCGATGACCCCGAAGTGCTCATCCACGCAATGTACAAGGATGCCGCAGCCCGCATCACCAAGCGCAGCGTGGCCGAACTGGACAAGCTCGGTGAAGAGATTGTGCCCATGGCGTATGACATTCGCTCGTTTAACAAGCTGGGCGGACTGTACAAGCTGCTGCAGGTGGAAACCCCCGACGCCCCCAATGCCAGCACCGTCAAAAAGGTCAAGGATGTGCTGGCTGAAGCGGTTGCCGATGCGCGCAACACGCCCGCGACTCTTGACCGGCGTCTGGAAACTGAAGGCGCCAAGGAATACCGCAAAATGTCCATCAAGGTGCGCGACATGATGACCGCGCAATGGGCTGCAGTCTAG
- a CDS encoding AEC family transporter: MMEILQSLSGVFSCMLMIGVGFYLSSKKWFDQSSAKLFSKMAMTLTIPLYMIVSMMKSYTKADLMQLGVVVIVPLLTMLITFIVGIITSVVCRIPDYRQGTFRCMFFVANTAFIGFPVNVALFGDKALPYAVMYYLVQSLLFWTIGTYAMSLDGPKMVAQGLSENDEPMQSPKIFSMQTVKNILTPPLIGAMVAILLIVTDVKLPKFISSTFASFGGMTTPLAMLFIGISIFLVNLRSIRLTYDVVILIAARFIIAPAIIVITCHFIEVPDLMRKVFIIESAMPVMTQCSIAARAFKADYSYVAVVTAVTTCMSLITIPTFFILLSFGII, encoded by the coding sequence ATGATGGAAATATTGCAATCGCTTAGTGGGGTTTTTAGCTGCATGCTGATGATTGGCGTGGGCTTTTACCTCTCCAGCAAGAAATGGTTCGATCAGTCGTCAGCCAAATTGTTTTCCAAGATGGCCATGACCCTTACCATCCCCCTGTATATGATCGTCAGCATGATGAAGTCGTATACAAAGGCTGACCTCATGCAGCTGGGCGTGGTTGTTATTGTGCCGTTGTTAACGATGCTGATCACGTTTATTGTGGGCATCATCACATCCGTTGTTTGCCGCATTCCCGATTACCGCCAGGGAACCTTCCGCTGCATGTTTTTTGTCGCCAACACCGCATTTATTGGATTTCCAGTAAACGTGGCCTTGTTTGGCGACAAGGCCTTGCCCTACGCGGTCATGTACTACCTTGTTCAGTCGCTTCTCTTCTGGACGATTGGCACATATGCCATGAGCCTTGACGGTCCCAAAATGGTTGCGCAGGGCCTGAGTGAAAACGATGAGCCCATGCAGTCTCCCAAGATTTTCAGCATGCAGACCGTCAAAAACATCCTGACCCCCCCGCTTATCGGTGCGATGGTTGCAATTTTGCTGATTGTAACTGACGTAAAACTTCCCAAATTCATCAGCTCTACCTTCGCGTCCTTCGGCGGCATGACCACGCCGCTGGCCATGCTCTTCATCGGCATATCAATATTTCTGGTCAATCTGCGCTCCATCCGTCTGACATATGATGTTGTCATTCTGATTGCCGCGCGCTTTATCATTGCGCCGGCCATTATTGTAATCACCTGCCACTTCATAGAAGTGCCGGATCTGATGCGCAAGGTTTTCATCATTGAATCGGCCATGCCTGTCATGACGCAGTGCTCCATTGCGGCGCGGGCCTTCAAGGCCGACTATTCCTATGTGGCTGTTGTTACAGCTGTAACCACATGCATGTCTTTAATTACAATTCCAACGTTCTTCATACTCCTTTCGTTCGGGATTATCTAA
- a CDS encoding acyl carrier protein: protein MCQKQLENLAAVVEKFGSAPTIADMPRRTLADKGINGPTAAHVIEEVHSPYNLAYLTFTTGSSAFQNIVGVTFEELPDRKRATQKALEMANISRGAHALVTYAPLVNVYSAQALHEYGMTWSFLLRSSRDALIVALCRDKPKVLIGESGFLKVALEDVANLGLAEAMPRDCIVLCSGTPLDLDIIPLAQKYGWQIHDLYGCQEFGWIALDGRPLRDDISLVPSPLGDDYKELVLGGLPLADSFIIGAGGHECNSSGQILTYRRKRTHPEYEVLITATTFSDPTIIEKAARSILRIKSRVVKVHPHIKCNAEATEMQLVTNMALTERDAKPAATITGPQKTRLFDSLVEAQIAFQKAGKTDPTWVKKS, encoded by the coding sequence ATGTGTCAAAAACAACTTGAAAATCTTGCAGCCGTTGTAGAAAAATTTGGCAGCGCCCCCACAATTGCAGACATGCCGCGCCGCACCCTTGCTGACAAGGGCATAAACGGGCCCACTGCGGCTCACGTTATTGAAGAAGTACATAGCCCCTACAACCTTGCATACCTGACGTTTACTACCGGCTCATCGGCTTTTCAGAACATTGTGGGCGTCACGTTTGAAGAGCTGCCCGACAGAAAGCGCGCCACGCAAAAAGCCCTGGAGATGGCCAACATTTCCAGGGGGGCGCACGCGCTTGTTACCTATGCGCCGCTGGTAAATGTTTACTCCGCGCAAGCGCTGCACGAATACGGCATGACATGGTCTTTTTTGCTTCGCTCAAGCCGTGATGCGCTCATAGTGGCGCTGTGCAGGGACAAACCAAAAGTTTTGATTGGAGAATCCGGTTTTTTGAAGGTTGCGCTTGAAGACGTCGCCAATCTGGGACTTGCCGAAGCCATGCCGCGAGACTGCATCGTCCTCTGTTCAGGAACCCCTCTGGACCTGGACATCATCCCTCTCGCTCAAAAATACGGCTGGCAGATCCATGACCTGTACGGATGCCAGGAGTTCGGATGGATCGCTCTTGATGGACGCCCGTTGCGCGATGACATCTCCCTTGTGCCATCCCCCCTCGGAGATGATTACAAAGAGCTTGTACTTGGGGGTCTTCCGCTTGCAGACAGCTTTATCATTGGTGCAGGTGGGCATGAGTGCAACAGTAGCGGACAAATTTTGACGTACAGAAGAAAACGCACGCATCCAGAATATGAAGTACTGATAACAGCAACAACGTTTTCTGACCCGACAATAATAGAAAAAGCTGCGCGCAGTATTCTTCGCATAAAAAGCCGTGTGGTTAAAGTGCATCCGCATATCAAATGCAATGCGGAGGCGACAGAAATGCAGCTTGTGACAAACATGGCCCTCACAGAACGCGATGCCAAGCCTGCGGCAACAATTACCGGCCCGCAAAAAACGCGCTTGTTCGATTCTCTCGTGGAAGCTCAGATTGCCTTTCAGAAGGCCGGCAAGACAGACCCTACTTGGGTCAAAAAAAGCTGA